A genomic window from Chanos chanos chromosome 14, fChaCha1.1, whole genome shotgun sequence includes:
- the LOC115827854 gene encoding P2Y purinoceptor 2-like — translation MNSTSLFFSNISNSDSTESCIEEPQHVSITVFLSIVFFVGFVLNAFSLWVFTCRMPQWSPGTVLQFHLAVSDAIVSPVAPFMATYFSLGSHWPFGSFLCQAEIALLTIHFYGSILFLTLISIQRYVAVVHFSRISCMKRKSFLQKLCAAVWFLVLAKGAACFALLDTSTAGNRTQCLSIHQGQHTDVYFTLNFILLIPGFLVPFSVSLFCYTRLASSVSRINTNNEKGRAIKAKSRKMVAVCLLIFGLCFMPMNVVRTIGVVIKKFFPEKCNLLLRVETAYYICWILAGANCSLDPILYCFGSQKFSKAVHSSLRRIGFKMQTIPEGNELECQAAPHLNPVSMTETKENMSSAFL, via the coding sequence ATGAACAGCACCAGCCTCTTTTTCTCAAACATCAGCAATTCCGACAGCACAGAGTCTTGCATTGAGGAACCACAGCATGTCTCTATTACCGTCTTTCTATCCATCGTCTTCTTTGTGGGGTTCGTGCTGAATGCTTTCAGCCTTTGGGTCTTCACTTGTCGGATGCCTCAGTGGAGCCCTGGGACAGTGCTACAGTTCCACCTAGCGGTCAGCGATGCAATCGTCAGTCCAGTAGCACCTTTCATGGCAACTTACTTCTCACTGGGTAGCCACTGGCCGTTCGGAAGCTTTTTGTGCCAAGCCGAGATTGCTTTGTTAACCATCCATTTTTACGGCAGCATCCTGTTCCTCACACTCATCAGCATCCAGCGCTACGTGGCTGTGGTGCACTTCAGCCGTATCTCCTGCATGAAACGAAAGTCTTTCCTTCAGAAGTTGTGTGCCGCAGTCTGGTTCCTCGTGTTAGCGAAAGGAGCGGCGTGTTTCGCTCTCTTGGACACGAGCACCGCGGGTAATCGCACGCAGTGCCTCAGTATACATCAAGGACAGCACACAGACGTTTATTTCACCCTTAACTTCATTCTGCTCATCCCCGGATTTCTCGTGCCGTTCTCGGTCTCGCTCTTCTGTTACACTCGTCTCGCGAGCTCTGTATCTCGTATCAACACCAACAACGAAAAAGGGCGGGCGATTAAAGCAAAGTCTCGCAAAATGGTCGCAGTTTGCTTGCTAATATTTGGCTTGTGTTTCATGCCGATGAACGTCGTTCGCACTATAGGGGTGGTGATCAAGAAGTTCTTCCCCGAGAAATGTAATCTTCTCCTCAGGGTAGAGACGGCCTACTACATCTGTTGGATCTTGGCTGGAGCCAACTGCAGTCTGGATCCTATACTTTACTGTTTCGGGTCACAGAAATTCAGCAAGGCCGTTCACAGCTCTCTCAGAAGGATaggttttaaaatgcaaacCATCCCTGAGGGAAATGAACTGGAATGCCAGGCTGCACCTCACCTAAATCCCGTTAGcatgacagagacaaaggaGAACATGTCATCAGCATTCCTTTGA